DNA sequence from the Salvia splendens isolate huo1 chromosome 19, SspV2, whole genome shotgun sequence genome:
AATATtccacatattttttttaaatgtactaccatttaaatttgattttaccAACTCATATTCAAAgactaaataaaataagaaaacacataaatatatattttagtaGAGTGAAACGTGCGACCTGTCGCTTGTCGTGTGActgtatatataataaattcCTAGGTCGAGCTGCCAAGTCTgatgaatccactagacacttggtctaggaactcaaggtgaCACGGAAAACTCTACCAATGGACTCACAAACTCAAGCGTTTCAAAGATctctcaacccgttatactatagactagtatagagaagtaaggggtcgatcccacgaagatggacacgtaagaaagcatttagaaactTTGGACAAAGGCGGCTGCTGCCATGCAAACTttggttgaggtataactacttctagacctaggcacgaaatTAAACTCTAGATCTAGTAACTGTAAACAACATGTAAGCATTAAACATCCTTAGGTCAACATAATTTTAAACTTACTTCCTAGACAGAGCAAATGATTGCCAACTATAGCTAAACAGGACGGAAAgaaaagtggggaccaacttccAGAAATAGATAACACATACGAAAAGCTACAACTAACAAACTGGAAATTTAACTAACAAGgacatgcatttttttaactgaatcaaaaatgaagatgaagaaaacagagcgcATACCTATATTCAAACAGAACATAAACAATCCGATCTAGATCTACCATTACTAGACGGGATGAAATAAAAACTCGAAAGTCCGGCATCAACTACGAACGACTCTGCTccagatccacacgtcggatgctcaatccactccggatcaaAGCAATCCGAtcccaacaacaaccaaaatcaactccatctTTCCTGATTCAACCAGATCTGCTTCGATCAACACCCAACTCCAGCGATTTCAACAAATCCAACAACTAATTCAAAACTCAAACATCCAACGCAGCAAACACGTCAAACTCAGAGTAATAAACATCCTTACTCGAAATCAACGAAAGCAAATTAACTCCGGAAAACAGAAATTTCATAACGATGGAAATTTAACAACGAAAACAGAGtcgagcttcgaacggcgaagctcgaTGAAATTCACGACAGAAAACTAaaacgaaagcaagtaaaattgtttcttcaccctccgtgaggacggtgttacttCCAACGACTAACTAGCAaaaggaaacccagaatacCCTACAATTTCCCCTTGAAAAATCCAAGTGTGTAGAAAATGAAGTGAGCTGCGAGCTATGATCTGTTAATCAAGTCCCCAACGAGAGGATCCCTCATTCTGCAGCTTTTTCCCTTTTATAagtgcggacataatcttctagaaggcttcgtagaaatctctattctacccttcagctccgtgatttcctccgtcttgcaatttgcCTTCATAACGCTCACTAATTCGCCAGTTTCCATGGACCATGTAATTggcctcttcttttcctggacctggcgaaaaccttctacatacctcgcttaaaacgtgtgttagacccaacAATTGTATGAATATAACCCCTTAACCactgcatgaaattagccttatcatagAGCTCCCCAAATCTAGCACTTAGCATTGCGGCCTGTGCCAAAACCCAGGAACGGAGTCAAGAATTTATAGTCGGGAGTGTGGAGTTGGGGGTCTATAATAAAACATATGCAAAATTCAAGGGTTTTAAAAGGGGCAATTAatgagaaattaaaataaataaattttatagtacataaattatatataagagcatccacaatggcggcgagcggacaagctagccgattcccgatgctggccggtccgctcgccaaACCATTGCAGCAGGCAAGCGCCAAATCGGCTAGAAAAACGgtgagcgcacgccgattctcgggcgctggccgatcggctggccgccattgcaggctcccgatcggccagccgattttttaatttttttatttaattttcgaaacactatatatacgcgatttgcacttcattttcattcgcaccacttgttttaacaagttttctctctatcttaatttttgtacaagagcaacaacgcgaaatggagaacaacaacgagtctactccagtgacaagcgggtctcaaactccctcgGTAcgcgtgggaagtggatggggtccgatggccgggtactacaacatgtacccttggcagcagatgatgcctggGATGGCATCTgggggtagtatgccgggatggcaggggatgcagggcgggGTAGCGATgccgggcgggcagggggtacccgggatgcagatgatgccggggtgggcacccgggatgcagatgatgccggggtggcagccggtgatgcaggggacgccgggggaggacaacgtctatcgccccaattatgattttttgactgcttcttcgcacacatcgaccctaatggagacgcagttcactaggtgtgatactttctccttagaggagttggggatagatctcgaggatgcagacactcccgttcaaacggggggagttgggcggggtcggggcgcgccaaagaagaaaaaagggcaagggaaagagggtggtcggcgagtcgtcgcagccggttgaTGACGAGAGCCcgacacggaggaagtggacggatgcggagaacgtcgcgctttcCAAGGcatgggtgagtgtttgcgatgatcccctcgcctcgaacaatcagagaatcgtcaacttgtgggctaaaatagcagcagcctacaaggcatttgcCTGGAGAGGAGGCCACTCAGCgcggaggagtgccggaaggggtgagaccgaatcagggctgcggtctccagattttcgggcttgtacaccaacgccctccgcatgcagatcagtggccaaactgacgaggactgcaggaggatagcggagaaagccttccccgtgcccgggctttataaggagttcacttactggaactgctatgaggtgctgatggactccgagaagtttcgggcaggtgtcgatgctggttggccgaagaagcaacgactgaactataccggtgattacagcggcgaCAGCAGCGGCAGTTCCCatgacctccccgaggatgtttaGGAGTTCCCGTCCTCTcccgcgtttactcgccgcacttgcccggttggtcaaaggcgggcgcaacggggcTCGCCAGGGgccccaggaggtccagtcggcatcccccctatTGGCAAGTCGATAGtcgagctcgccttcttcgcgcgtcaacaaacgcgggctcagatgtacaagatcttagctgactgGAAGACGACAattgaccccgaggagaagagttttcttcacttaatgctcgtgagtatgcgggtcgatttggatgccgccgCGGCACAATTGaggggctcagacgcgggctcagatgtcacagatttgggggtcccggatagcgacgacgacggcgacgacggcgaggagtgaggcggaggcggggggggggggggtcgtGTGTGGAtgaggagttttttttttaaaattaatgtaatttttttaattaatgtacttttttaattttaatattattattgaattttcccgtatctgtgtcgtaaatttaattctatattttgtgtgattgttaattatttgtttttataattttgtttattgtggctagcctattgtttgtccagttgcttgtcttgatgatgtggcaggagaagtttttaagtgctgatgatgtggcaggaggagtttttaagtgctgatgatgtggcaggagcaGTTATGGCTAGCTTATGACTGACCTATTtaccattgtgaatgctctaagtGATGAAAATGGAGGAGAGGCATTTGTCCCTTCTTGATACATGCTAGCAAGCCCTGTCCCTGCCAAAACCAGCAGTTAGATGACGGAGTGCACTTAACATTGTCGTCGGCGCTGGCAAGAAACGGAGAGTTCAAACGAGGAGGAGTATTGCTCTTCAATATATTAGACTCGCTACCAACACTGTGGCCGGTGCGGTGCTTTCAAAGCGCATAGCGCAACTCTTGACCCACAAATCCAATGTGCCTTTGTCCCGTATCTCTGATGAGTTTATCCTCGCCATTCtatctttatatttttgtattatACTTATGTGCCCCTTCGTAAATTAACACATACTACATCacaatatttttttgtaaaaatgacGACATGTCgtacactaattttttttatccattACGTTTCTTAAAATTTAGTCTTGTTAAACGGGGCCTGTAAACAATGGACAGAGGAAGAAATTTTACAATTTGGTCCAATGTTATCAATCTGGAATTTGAACTCTAGTCGGTCGCCAAACGCTTCTAAAATCCGACAGATTTCTGCCATACTCTATTTTCGGATCCTCGTTTCAAACCCAAAGCTTTAACTCTTTGCCATATTGCATTCTCCTGATTAAATATTCTACTACAGGAAGGGACagagagaaagaggggaaaGTGATTTTCTCGCATCTAAACTTGCGTAAATGCGACGATTAATTCTCTTGTTTCCGATTGAATTTCGCTCCGGACGTTGGCCGGTAAAGGTGCCCCGACTATCTTTTCTGGGTCCGGAGATTTAGGGTTTTTACATTGCATGCTACAATTCAAGCTCGGATACATTCGTATATGCATAATTTCTTTAGGGTTTAGATTTCCCTGTAAAAAGTGTCATGGACGGGCGGAGAATAACGGCAAGCCCCAGGCCGTGCTGTGGCCGGCGAGTGGTCGCGAAGAAGCGGCCGCGCTGTGGTTTAGATGGTTTTGTTAATAGCGTGAAGAAGCTGCAGAGAAGGGAGATTTCCTCAAAGCGTGATCGTGCTTTTAGCATGAGTGATGCTCAGGAGCGATTCCACAACATTAGCTTGCAGGTTTAGTTGATTTTCACAATCTTTTCGAGGGTTTTAGTTTTCTTCAACCTTTTCTGGTTTTGGCCCATTTGAAGGGTTTGTTGGTAGTTGCCTCTAAAGATTTGAACTTTGATGAACTATATTTGCATATAACGAAGATTTCGACGCACAGAAAAATTAGGGCTTTTGGGTGCTTGCTTGATGAAGTGTTCGCCGAGATTTGGAGGGCATTTTTTCACCTCAATTTCCCCTTTTTTTGCTTCTCACTTGAATTAACATGTATAAACATTTATGTTTGTAGATCTGTATACCAGAAGGATGCATTGTCTTATCTTTTTGTGTGAAGAAGGtgctacaatattttgagttgTTATAACATGCCACGACTTATAAAGGAAGCTGAGAGACATATTAGATAGTAGTAGTGGGTTATGACCTTCTCCATGATTCTTTGGTCAACTCAACTGACACGTATAGATGTTCTAGATGTTATGAAATGGTTCTTTAAAGTGCGATATCCACAAATCTACATACATGGTCAACAAATTATGCACCTAAGTCTTCTCTAGTTCAGTGATTTACTCTTCTGTAACACTTTTAGGTCAAATAATAGGGTTTTATAATGAACAAGATTTTGTACAAATAAGGTGTTATAGGTTTATGATACAAACCTCTATTAGTTTaaatattatagggatttagcatatctttttctatatctttgttttcttgttcattaagtcagtagcattataaataggatagactgttatcttttttattcattcaatcaattaatgaaatattttctctcacaaATATAGcgtgtgttttccaatcctaattttggattccctccgccgatcctaattggactccggagtattctatcaatcgccgagttatctgcccgacgggagcgactcccgcgcacagaaactctgcaatcgtccgccggaaatttatctccaccgccgagcgaaactcgccgccggtgcttgttaagggaaacgtccttaacaactggtgctttcatccagagctcagcatcctccgtctgcgttcatccatatccccaaataaatcaccaccatttctaccacaaccacgattcagtccgtcgacatgtcatacgactacgccagCTATTGCCATCGTAAATACAATTTCCCTCAACTCGTGCAGCCGTTTCACCCTTGCCATACCCGACAGCCcacttgctgggacccaccatggACCCGTCGGACCACTGCATATCAACATTCTTCATCCTACGAGCTAGATATGTACTCACCATCACCGCCCAAGCGCCGAcctacctgttgggacccaccggcgcaacagcaggaccgcggctacccgaccgttgacaggccccgacgctcggagacgtgctgggaccgacctcgccctcgagaggaggtgagagcgcgagtccagcccgcctcccaccagccccgctactccaccgaaaagccaatgcgagacctgtacagtcagcccgcacgtatgaccagtcaaactccggagcagccacgcctgcctctaatacgggtctcccaggcggagaagtcagaacggtccaggttgggtctctgctggcactgtcccgagaaatgggtgatgagacatgtgtgtaaacaacgcattctctgttatgcggatgatggggatgagtttgaggagaacattcaagatgagaatttagccgaagagaaaactgataatactcccacgatagtattcggtgatgatgttcccaatgacattaccgaCGCTCCTCTTGATGctccaaacaacgagtcccctggagagtttctcaagaacaaagggattgtcaagaacgacaatgagccaccgcaagtgctcgttggggtatctgatgagaagattggtgaaaatgaGGAGACaatgctagaagataaagaggaggatggttctattggtgaagtggagaagataatcgcctcactcaatgttgttcaagtgtcatcccaaaatgttgttggaaattgtttgggcaagaaaggagatggtgcttacaccgaattgcccgtaattgcttgtgtcaatgtggatttgaatgtcggtgatgttccaagtatgaatcatcgatcaacatcgctcgacaaagatgcaaggttgatccctccgagtaatgacatgccatgcttgggcattctgggaggcgtggacaagcttttcgatttggcaaggaatttttccgccaaagttgggtctcctttgttgattttttatggaagtgaagaagggagacgttcaactgttcggtgtgtgtttgatccaggaggagttgcctcgccgaagcttctgctttcaactctcctttttgcttcgtggttcccaccttgaggacaaggtggattttaaccgtgggggagttgatacaaACCTCTATTAGTTTaaatattatagggatttagcatatctttttctatatctttgttttcttgttcattaagtcagtagcattataaataggatagactgttatcttttttattcattcaatcaattaatgaaatattttctctcacaaATATAGcgtgtgttttccaatcctaattttggattccctccgccgatcctaattggactccggagtattctatcaatcgccgagttatctgcccgacgggagcgactcccgcgcacagaaactctgcaatcgtccgccggaaatttatctccaccgccgagcgaaactcgccgccggtgcttgttaagggaaacgTCCTTAACAGTTTATTAGCCATTAAAACTTTTGGCTTTGTCTGGTTTCACATTATATTAAACCcttctattttttgaaaaatgtctATTACTACTTTTCTGAATCGCTCTTTTCGTCATCCATATTGTTTGCTACATCGTCTAGTTTTTGTTAGTGTTCTTGAAGGACCTCAAGGTAGCTTCCTAGAGACCCCATCAACTCAGGCAGCCCTTGTGCGTCCCTATTTTTGTCCCCAGTCTGCCCCTCCCAGGCGCGGGTCGAGTAATGACTTGCTATGATACATGGAGTGAAGATGATGGCCCGATTAAACAAGTTTTGGAGGGGTCCATGCTTATGCTTAGTAATGTAAAAAAGATACTAATTCCAAGCCATTTGTGAAAATTATACTTTTGCACCCCACTATTGAAGAAGCTGGTATAGGAATTTAATGTTCTGTAGCACTAGTATGAGTTTGAAGATACAATTTTTAATTGTGTATTGAATGAGCAAgttctttcttttatttgttttatgtaCATAAACTTTCTTCTCATATACTTTAGTGTATtgataaatttgattttaattgaGTTCAAATAGTTTCTTCACTTATCTTGTATGATAGTGATATGCGGCACATTCCAGTGTTGGGTATTTCTTGCTCATGAAAATTCTCTAGTTTCGGTGTAGAGGATGAGCAAGTTCTTGTCATTTTTTCTGTACATTATCAGCTAAATTTTAATTCCTAAAATCTGATGGAGGTGTTATAACATTTATGTCAAACTGATCACATTATACGCATCAACTCATTTGAAAGAAGTCTTTTTCTCTAGAACTCATTATTTGGGCTGTTTATATTGTATTCAACTGTCATGGAGAGAATGGATATAATGTTGCCTATGTGCATGATGGACTAATACCAACCTTGATCTTTTAGTTCAGGAGGAGTATGATGCTCATGATCCCAAGGGATATTGTTCTTTGTCTTTACCGTTTCTTAAGAAGAGGTCAAAAATTATTGAGATAGTTGCTGCCCGTGATATTGTCTTTGCACTTGCGCAATCTGGTGTATGTGCAGCATTTAGTCAAGGTACAAAACTACTGAAATTTCAGCTCCTTGTGCTTTTTCTCTTGGTTATTAAAAGGGCTTATATATGTCACCTATTTGATGCAGAGACTAACGAGAGGATATGCTTCTTGAATGTTTGTCCTGATGAGGTTATTCGGAGCTTATTCTACAACAAAAATAATGATTCACTAATTACTGTTTCAGTCTATGCTTTGGATAATTTTAGTTCCTTAAAATGCAGAACAACGCCGATCGAGTAATTCCATCTTACCATTTGCTTGCTGTTTCTTTTTgttcttattttgttttattactccTCATTACATCTGTGGCCCATCTTTTAGATACATACGAAGGGGCAAACCTGATGCTGGTTTCCCTCTTTTTGAGTCCGAGTCATTGAAGTGGCCTGGTTTTGTCGAGTTTGATGATGTGAATGGAAAGGTTCTTACCTACTCTGCACAAGACAGGTAATCTTAGCTGATAAGTGGATCATCAATTAAAATTTGAcacttatttttttctgatatcTACAACTGTCTTCTTTCAGCATATACAAGGTTTATGACTTGAAAAACTACACGATGTTGTACTCAATTTCAGATAAAAATGTTCAGGAGATCAAGATCAGGTAATGTTATAGTTTCTAAATAAGATTTTCTTGTATATACTCATTTCAAAAAACTATATGGGGGAATGCTTCTTTTAATCTTGAAACTATAGTTTTACCTTTGGGATTATATTGAAAACTGTGGTTTTGGTATGCCAGTTGTGCTATTATGGTTTCATGCATGCTTGAGTAATCGACTATTAGCTGAATTACTTGCTATGATAATTGGAGGTTGTAAATTTGTTTCATGTTCTTTCTTCCCTCTGATTGTGTTCTGCTggtattttgttaaaattttttGCATATGTTTTGTACAATAGTCCAGGAATCATGCTTCTGATATTCACAAAAACCCAAGGCGCCGTCCCCTTGAAGATTCTCTCAATTGAAGATGGGACTGTTTTGAAATCGTTTAACCATCTTCTTCATAGAAACAAGAAGGTTGATTTCATCGAGCAGTTCAATGAGAAGCTTCTAGTCAAGCAAGAGAATGAGAATCTCCAGATTGTTGATGTAAGTTTCTATATATTGCAATTGTGATGTTCTTGTCCTTCCGAAATCTGACGTCCTGTCATTTAGGTTCGCAATGTTGAGATAACAGAAGTTAGCCGGACCGAGTTCATGACCCCTTCTGCATTCATATTTCTGTATGAGAACCAATTATTCCTGACTTTCAGAAACCGAACAGTTGCTGTCTGGAACTTCAGAGGGGAACTTGTGACCTCATTCGAGGATCACCTTTTATGGCATCCTGATTGCAACACTAACAACATATATATCACAAGTGATCAGGATCTCATCATTTCATATTGCAAAGCAGATTCTGATGAACCGTTGTCTGATGGCATAGGTATGTTCCGGAACTACATAGTCATTCCTTAAGTTCTCTATATCTATTACATGGTGTATACTTCATTAGGGAAAACAGATATGTAGTTTCTATACTTTTAAAGCAGGTGGTGGGTCCATTGAGACCCTTCACTTTTATttgtattaatattaatattaatattaatgttCATCTGTGCACTTATGTCCATGTCAAAATTTTAACCTTTCACTTTCACTTTCACTTTCACTTTCACTTTCACTTTCACTTTCACTTTCACTTGTAAAGATTGGGTTCTTTATATGAATTTTTCTTTTACACTAGGCACTACATTTTTGTTTAACCTCTGTGGAATACGATAGGAACTATGTTAACATGACAATCTCTATTAATGGGCCTAATGTTTGTCTTGTTTCTCATGTATTTCTTGTTGATGCAGCGGGTTCTATCAACATAAGCAATATCTTAACTGGGAAGTGCTTGGCAAAAATAAAAGCAAGCAACAGTCTTCCGATGAATGAATGCAACTGCAGTGCAGGTTGTGGGGGGAAGAAGTGCAACTCAAGGAAGCGCATCCAAGCTTCTAGAATCAGCACCGTTGCTGAGGCCTTGGAAGATATCACTGCCCTCTTCTATGATGAGGACCGCAACGAAATATACACTGGAAATAGGCATGGTCTTGTTCATGTGTGGTCCTACTAAAGGGGTGGCAAGTTGGCCCCCATTTCTTATGGAATGCTAAATGATTAGTCTTCCCAATAACTTGTTTTGAGTTTGTGATTTTCTGACCCCCATGAAGGGGGTTTGTCCATGTGAACTATCATGATCATGATGCTCTATTAATATGTGGACGCCTGTATTTGTCGATTTACTCAATGGCGTTTTGGACCTAACTAAAGTTTGAGTAGCATTTTGTGTGTAGATGTAAGAGTCAGGGTAAGAACAGTGCTTGTTCTGCATGATAATCTGGTTTCTCTGTAAATTGCCTGTCTTTGTTTCTGAATTAATGATTCTTCTTTTGTTCTTCTTGGTTACTGTTTTTATTGAAGGCGCTTTGGGTTTTACTCAAAAAACCAGAACTGTGTATGAATGATGAAGGCCATAGTAGTATGAattgtagtagtactaatttgcTCCAATCGTCTCTTGCTGCAtatattattactccctccgcttcataaaaatatgcaaagaatatgcactcttgaTTGAACATGAGTTTTAaagtataattggtaaagtaaaagatagaaatagaaaagaaaagtaat
Encoded proteins:
- the LOC121778348 gene encoding uncharacterized protein LOC121778348 isoform X2, which produces MRRLILLFPIEFRSGRWPVKEEYDAHDPKGYCSLSLPFLKKRSKIIEIVAARDIVFALAQSGVCAAFSQETNERICFLNVCPDEVIRSLFYNKNNDSLITVSVYALDNFSSLKCRTTPIEYIRRGKPDAGFPLFESESLKWPGFVEFDDVNGKVLTYSAQDSIYKVYDLKNYTMLYSISDKNVQEIKISPGIMLLIFTKTQGAVPLKILSIEDGTVLKSFNHLLHRNKKVDFIEQFNEKLLVKQENENLQIVDVRNVEITEVSRTEFMTPSAFIFLYENQLFLTFRNRTVAVWNFRGELVTSFEDHLLWHPDCNTNNIYITSDQDLIISYCKADSDEPLSDGIAGSINISNILTGKCLAKIKASNSLPMNECNCSAGCGGKKCNSRKRIQASRISTVAEALEDITALFYDEDRNEIYTGNRHGLVHVWSY
- the LOC121778348 gene encoding uncharacterized protein LOC121778348 isoform X1 encodes the protein MDGRRITASPRPCCGRRVVAKKRPRCGLDGFVNSVKKLQRREISSKRDRAFSMSDAQERFHNISLQEEYDAHDPKGYCSLSLPFLKKRSKIIEIVAARDIVFALAQSGVCAAFSQETNERICFLNVCPDEVIRSLFYNKNNDSLITVSVYALDNFSSLKCRTTPIEYIRRGKPDAGFPLFESESLKWPGFVEFDDVNGKVLTYSAQDSIYKVYDLKNYTMLYSISDKNVQEIKISPGIMLLIFTKTQGAVPLKILSIEDGTVLKSFNHLLHRNKKVDFIEQFNEKLLVKQENENLQIVDVRNVEITEVSRTEFMTPSAFIFLYENQLFLTFRNRTVAVWNFRGELVTSFEDHLLWHPDCNTNNIYITSDQDLIISYCKADSDEPLSDGIAGSINISNILTGKCLAKIKASNSLPMNECNCSAGCGGKKCNSRKRIQASRISTVAEALEDITALFYDEDRNEIYTGNRHGLVHVWSY